Proteins co-encoded in one Pararoseomonas sp. SCSIO 73927 genomic window:
- a CDS encoding copper resistance CopC family protein, translating to MLSRLALVRHGFLAAALVLLAPAAASAHAMLHSSDPADGSTLNASPRALHLMFSEECRVTSLRLLDEAGKERQIRREGGREAASHATATVPAALPPGAYRIEWRAMGGDGHVMSGAVRFAVAASR from the coding sequence ATGCTTTCTCGTCTCGCCCTCGTCCGGCACGGCTTCCTCGCTGCCGCCCTTGTTCTGCTGGCTCCCGCGGCCGCGTCCGCGCACGCGATGCTGCACTCCTCCGATCCGGCTGACGGCTCGACCCTGAACGCATCGCCGCGCGCGCTGCACCTGATGTTCTCCGAGGAGTGCCGGGTCACGTCACTGCGCCTTCTGGACGAGGCCGGGAAGGAGCGGCAGATCCGTCGTGAGGGCGGCCGCGAGGCGGCAAGCCACGCGACCGCGACCGTCCCCGCAGCCCTGCCTCCGGGCGCCTATCGGATCGAGTGGCGGGCCATGGGCGGGGATGGGCATGTGATGAGCGGGGCGGTGCGCTTCGCCGTGGCCGCCTCGCGGTGA
- a CDS encoding copper resistance protein B — translation MRRTTHAAALTAALLASMVGGASAQQAASQNTVHDPGAHGPASHEVYFGAVLFEKLEWGVGLNGVPNIARWDGQAWYGTDYDKVWIKTQGEVERGRRAENAEVQLLYSRLIGYFWDFQAGVRYDPRPRPDRTYGVIGIQGLAPGLFEVDLQGFVSERGDLSARLELSYDIYVTQRLVLQPNLEVNVAAQRVPELGVNSGFNDIEAGFRLRYEFTREVAPYIGVNYTRRFGEAAKYAREEGGKAEGVEFVSGIRLYF, via the coding sequence ATGCGCCGGACGACCCACGCGGCCGCCCTCACCGCCGCCCTGCTCGCCTCCATGGTGGGGGGCGCTTCAGCCCAGCAGGCCGCCTCCCAGAACACGGTCCATGATCCCGGGGCTCACGGCCCGGCCTCGCACGAGGTCTACTTCGGCGCCGTCCTCTTCGAGAAGCTGGAGTGGGGTGTCGGCCTGAATGGCGTCCCCAACATCGCCCGGTGGGATGGCCAGGCTTGGTACGGCACAGACTATGACAAGGTCTGGATCAAGACGCAGGGCGAGGTGGAGCGCGGTCGCAGGGCCGAGAACGCCGAGGTCCAGCTGCTCTACTCGCGCCTCATCGGCTACTTCTGGGACTTCCAGGCCGGTGTCCGCTATGACCCCCGCCCACGGCCGGACCGCACCTACGGCGTCATTGGCATCCAGGGCCTCGCCCCCGGCCTGTTCGAGGTCGATCTCCAGGGCTTCGTCAGCGAGAGGGGAGACCTCTCGGCCCGGCTCGAGCTCTCCTACGACATCTACGTCACCCAGAGGCTCGTCCTTCAGCCGAACCTGGAGGTGAACGTCGCCGCCCAGCGGGTGCCTGAGCTTGGCGTCAACAGCGGGTTCAACGACATCGAGGCGGGCTTCCGCCTGCGCTACGAGTTCACCCGCGAGGTCGCCCCCTATATCGGGGTGAACTACACCCGGCGCTTTGGCGAGGCGGCCAAGTACGCCCGTGAGGAGGGCGGCAAGGCCGAAGGCGTCGAGTTCGTGTCGGGCATCCGCCTCTACTTCTGA
- a CDS encoding HAMP domain-containing sensor histidine kinase, translating to MRRLLPQSLAARTLAALTIGFAILFAAMVGIHDVLLRRAVERGTEELLAQRLATIVDAVEATPEADRNRVAHALSRADLEVHWRSSAAPTPDHPSREGWPTVAARTAALTRVATEVRVRPGRVDAGADQLVGIGAVARLPDGSWIEVELASFNVLSTDQGVLHSYAAAVGLALLLAVGFAVRSVSAPVSALANAVSRLAPEGEPATISASGPREVRQLAEALNDMSTRTRDAFRQRTLALGALSHDLMSPIARLRLRADELPNDIREPIRHDLAEMETMVSDVLAYLRGGHGGEPVQPLSIAALVRTVADEFTDAGTPVDEGRIDEDAVAPGRRIAIKRAVTNLVANAVRHGRDPWVEVEQRPDEVRVKVGDHGPGIPAEDLPRVTEPFFRGDRARTAGGGSGLGLSTALAIAEGHGGNLSIESAPGKGTIVSLRLPRQPQAI from the coding sequence GTGAGGCGGCTCCTTCCCCAGTCGCTCGCGGCGCGGACCTTGGCCGCCCTGACCATCGGCTTCGCGATCCTGTTCGCCGCCATGGTCGGCATCCACGACGTGCTGCTCCGGCGGGCCGTCGAGCGAGGGACCGAGGAGCTGCTGGCCCAACGGCTGGCGACGATCGTCGATGCCGTGGAGGCGACTCCCGAGGCCGACCGCAACCGCGTGGCCCATGCCCTGTCACGGGCGGACCTGGAGGTCCACTGGCGCAGTAGCGCGGCTCCAACCCCGGATCACCCTTCCCGGGAGGGGTGGCCGACCGTCGCGGCCCGGACGGCCGCCCTGACCCGCGTCGCGACCGAGGTGCGCGTGCGCCCGGGGCGCGTGGACGCGGGAGCGGACCAGCTCGTCGGGATCGGAGCCGTGGCACGCCTGCCAGATGGCTCTTGGATCGAGGTGGAACTGGCCTCGTTCAACGTTCTCTCGACTGATCAGGGCGTACTGCACTCCTACGCGGCCGCCGTGGGCCTGGCCCTTCTCCTCGCGGTCGGCTTCGCGGTCCGCTCCGTCTCGGCGCCGGTCTCGGCCCTGGCGAATGCCGTGTCCCGCCTCGCTCCCGAGGGCGAGCCGGCCACCATCTCGGCCTCCGGTCCGCGAGAGGTCCGGCAGCTCGCCGAAGCCCTCAACGACATGTCCACACGGACCCGGGACGCCTTCCGCCAGCGAACCTTGGCGCTGGGCGCTCTGTCACACGACCTGATGTCACCGATTGCCCGGCTTCGCCTCCGAGCCGATGAACTGCCGAATGATATCCGTGAGCCCATCCGGCACGATCTCGCCGAGATGGAGACCATGGTCTCCGACGTCCTCGCCTATCTCCGGGGAGGGCATGGCGGTGAGCCTGTCCAGCCGCTGTCGATCGCGGCGCTCGTCCGCACGGTGGCCGACGAGTTCACCGACGCGGGCACGCCCGTGGACGAGGGGCGCATCGACGAGGATGCCGTCGCTCCGGGGCGCAGGATTGCCATCAAGCGGGCAGTGACCAACCTTGTCGCCAATGCCGTCCGGCATGGGCGGGATCCATGGGTCGAGGTCGAGCAGCGCCCTGACGAGGTGCGTGTGAAGGTCGGCGACCACGGCCCCGGCATCCCCGCCGAGGATTTGCCTCGGGTGACGGAACCCTTCTTCCGCGGGGACCGCGCCCGCACAGCAGGCGGTGGGAGCGGGCTTGGCCTCTCCACGGCCCTGGCCATCGCCGAAGGGCATGGGGGCAACCTGTCTATCGAGAGCGCGCCGGGCAAGGGGACCATCGTCTCCCTGCGTCTCCCGCGCCAACCGCAGGCCATCTAA
- a CDS encoding response regulator, whose translation MSGEGRHVLVVEDDGELRKLLLTLLRRSGFRASGARDGIEMRRLLTSAQVDLVLLDIMLPGKSGFELCRDLRAEGRIPVILLTALAEASDRVVGLELGADDFVVKPADPRELVARIRAVLRRAEGSEGGGEGKGREVARFAGWSLDTRKRELVRSDGVAIELTSGEYDLLLAFIERPQRILTRDQLLDIARNRPYGGLDRSMDVQISRLRAKLGSRPHEDGEPGLIKTVRGVGYLLSSPVDWSG comes from the coding sequence ATGTCGGGCGAGGGGCGGCACGTCCTCGTGGTCGAGGATGACGGGGAACTCCGCAAGCTCCTGCTCACCCTTCTCCGCCGGAGCGGGTTCCGTGCCAGCGGTGCCCGGGACGGGATCGAGATGCGGCGTCTCCTGACCTCGGCCCAGGTCGACCTTGTGCTGCTCGACATCATGCTGCCGGGCAAGTCGGGCTTCGAACTCTGCCGGGACCTCCGCGCTGAAGGACGGATCCCGGTCATCCTCCTGACCGCCCTGGCCGAGGCATCGGACCGCGTGGTGGGCCTGGAACTCGGCGCGGACGACTTCGTCGTGAAGCCCGCCGACCCGAGGGAACTGGTCGCCCGCATCCGCGCCGTCCTCCGCAGGGCCGAGGGGTCCGAGGGAGGGGGCGAAGGCAAAGGCCGCGAGGTGGCACGCTTCGCCGGATGGTCCCTGGACACCCGGAAGCGCGAGCTGGTGCGGTCCGACGGCGTGGCGATCGAGCTGACCAGCGGCGAGTACGACCTCCTCCTGGCCTTCATCGAACGGCCCCAGCGCATTCTGACGCGGGACCAGCTTCTCGACATCGCCCGGAACCGCCCCTACGGCGGGCTGGACCGCTCGATGGATGTCCAGATCAGCCGCCTCCGGGCCAAGCTTGGATCCCGGCCCCACGAGGATGGGGAACCCGGCCTGATCAAGACGGTCCGCGGTGTCGGCTACCTGCTGTCCAGCCCCGTGGATTGGTCCGGGTGA
- a CDS encoding HEPN/Toprim-associated domain-containing protein: MGSMITLRLGRLEVDWGKNSFFINHSALFRSGDLAEADYFYEDDIVERKPAYVRKLRHVVPRLELLGFSLEGCRRAYEEEVRRIPASDSELPIDFDTFRRALQIVDVDRIRISEYEGNFDPGEFAQAVLRDPVFDDVLPASLTRDGGIFLENLNGYVILRLLAENPANLDRDLVWSIDDVVAGGWVEGDIFEPLADASRFLIVTEGSSDSVILRAALPLVAPAVDDFFDFIDMRDNYPFTGTGNLVNFCKGLVAIRVQNKIVVVLDNDTAGQAAMQKLQRLRMPPNIRLVRLPDLESFRAFQTIGPSGRIEDDVNGRAVSIECFLDLAFGPKEERAVRWTSFNHEVGTYQGELLAKEEYTKRFFEELNNGSYDLSKLHLLWSHILRACVTEAVPS, from the coding sequence ATGGGCTCGATGATTACACTGCGCCTTGGTCGGCTCGAGGTCGATTGGGGCAAGAACAGCTTCTTTATCAATCATTCTGCGTTATTCCGCTCAGGTGATCTCGCAGAAGCGGATTACTTTTACGAAGATGACATTGTCGAGCGTAAACCCGCTTACGTGCGAAAGCTGCGGCACGTGGTCCCACGCCTCGAGTTACTTGGATTCAGCCTGGAGGGGTGCCGCCGAGCTTACGAGGAAGAGGTCCGGCGCATCCCAGCTTCTGATTCTGAGTTGCCAATCGATTTCGATACTTTTCGCCGGGCGCTCCAGATCGTTGATGTCGATCGGATCAGGATTTCGGAGTACGAAGGCAATTTCGATCCAGGAGAGTTCGCTCAAGCTGTCCTCCGGGATCCGGTCTTTGACGATGTCTTGCCGGCCTCTCTCACCCGCGACGGTGGCATCTTCTTAGAAAATCTCAATGGCTACGTGATCCTACGACTTTTGGCTGAAAATCCCGCAAACCTTGATCGTGATCTCGTCTGGAGTATCGACGATGTCGTGGCAGGTGGCTGGGTTGAAGGCGACATCTTCGAGCCCCTCGCCGATGCAAGCCGCTTCCTGATTGTCACTGAAGGGTCTTCAGATTCGGTCATCCTGAGAGCCGCGTTGCCGCTAGTTGCGCCTGCTGTCGATGATTTCTTTGACTTCATCGACATGCGGGACAATTACCCGTTCACTGGGACCGGCAATCTCGTGAACTTCTGCAAGGGATTGGTGGCTATCCGGGTGCAGAACAAAATTGTCGTTGTGCTGGACAATGACACCGCTGGCCAAGCAGCGATGCAGAAGCTCCAACGTTTACGTATGCCACCGAACATTCGCCTTGTCCGGCTGCCCGACCTTGAGTCGTTCCGTGCATTTCAGACCATAGGCCCCTCAGGCCGAATAGAGGACGATGTGAACGGCCGCGCCGTGTCGATCGAGTGCTTCCTCGATCTGGCGTTTGGACCAAAGGAGGAGCGGGCTGTCCGTTGGACTAGCTTCAACCACGAGGTTGGGACTTACCAAGGGGAACTACTAGCGAAGGAAGAGTACACGAAGCGCTTCTTCGAAGAGCTGAACAACGGCAGCTATGACCTGAGCAAGCTGCATCTCCTGTGGTCGCATATCCTGCGAGCTTGTGTGACGGAGGCGGTTCCGTCCTAG
- a CDS encoding DUF305 domain-containing protein — MLTRGRTIQAAAAAVLTLPLLWSGIATAQGTAGQHTGQHGAQQGATAGYHAAMERMNRDMAARPMTGNADHDFASMMARHHQGAIDMARVELEHGRDPEMRRTAEEMIRKQEQEIAELRTWMSRHPAR; from the coding sequence ATGCTGACAAGAGGTCGTACCATTCAGGCGGCCGCGGCGGCCGTGCTCACGCTGCCCCTTCTGTGGTCCGGGATTGCGACCGCACAGGGGACCGCGGGCCAGCATACCGGACAGCACGGGGCCCAGCAGGGCGCCACAGCGGGGTACCACGCGGCCATGGAAAGGATGAACCGCGACATGGCCGCCCGGCCCATGACCGGCAATGCGGACCATGACTTCGCGAGCATGATGGCGCGGCATCACCAGGGGGCCATCGACATGGCACGGGTGGAACTCGAGCACGGCCGCGACCCGGAGATGCGGCGGACGGCCGAGGAGATGATCCGCAAGCAGGAGCAGGAGATCGCCGAGCTACGGACCTGGATGTCGCGCCACCCGGCCCGCTAG
- a CDS encoding DUF305 domain-containing protein has protein sequence MSYLRFGAMILTSTVVMFGLMYLNTYAFEHVFYSQTRTWMALLMGATMAFIMMLFMLKMYPNKRANTAIIAGSVVVFAASLFLVRSQATVADVDYMKAMIPHHSIAIMTSERAHIRDPRVRRLADQIIEAQVREIGEMKQLIADLERNPPAPGAPDLEPRVASAAGR, from the coding sequence ATGAGCTACCTTCGCTTCGGTGCGATGATCCTGACCTCGACGGTCGTCATGTTCGGGCTCATGTACCTGAACACCTACGCCTTCGAGCATGTCTTCTATAGCCAGACCCGAACCTGGATGGCCCTCCTGATGGGGGCGACCATGGCCTTCATCATGATGCTGTTCATGCTGAAGATGTACCCCAACAAGCGCGCGAACACGGCCATCATCGCCGGGAGTGTCGTGGTCTTCGCGGCATCACTCTTCCTGGTACGCAGCCAGGCGACGGTCGCCGACGTGGATTACATGAAGGCCATGATCCCCCACCACTCGATCGCGATCATGACGAGCGAGCGTGCCCACATCCGCGATCCACGGGTGCGCCGTCTGGCGGACCAGATCATCGAGGCACAGGTTCGGGAGATCGGCGAGATGAAGCAGCTCATCGCCGACCTCGAGCGCAATCCGCCCGCCCCCGGCGCACCGGACCTGGAACCACGGGTAGCGAGCGCGGCAGGTCGGTAA
- a CDS encoding heavy-metal-associated domain-containing protein: protein MRLTVENMHCEGCAKGVTATVKEADPSAQVDVRIESKEVSVTGGRLESDALRSALQAAGWKAAVPTA, encoded by the coding sequence ATGCGTCTCACCGTCGAGAACATGCATTGCGAGGGCTGCGCCAAGGGCGTGACCGCCACGGTGAAGGAGGCCGACCCCTCCGCGCAGGTCGATGTTCGGATCGAGAGCAAGGAGGTCTCCGTGACCGGTGGCCGCCTCGAGAGCGATGCACTTCGGAGCGCCCTGCAGGCCGCGGGCTGGAAGGCGGCGGTGCCCACGGCCTGA
- a CDS encoding CopD family protein — MILELLGPEPDLLRGLSVAWRIAFYVMSLGAAGLSIFTVGFGHLQTPENATSCRRLTVILVGLGVVAGFLWLATQVVLASDGDLLDTEIWGIMLASRPGLSVIIAWVGLLALTLATRMGRSGSVVAVVGILATTASFTAVGHTTQHQPRTLLAAALVMHLVGVSFWAGSLWPLALASRQGGQDAARLVEAWAQAATWFVGGLVLAGALLAWLLVGSLETLVTTTYGWALMTKLALVGVLLAFAAWHRLRLTPALAADAPGAGRRLAVSIGWEIVVMVLVFWAVAEMTSTSPQGEG; from the coding sequence GTGATCCTGGAGTTGCTCGGACCGGAGCCGGACCTGCTCCGGGGGCTCTCGGTGGCATGGCGCATCGCCTTCTACGTCATGTCCCTCGGGGCGGCCGGTCTGAGCATCTTCACCGTCGGCTTCGGACATCTTCAGACCCCCGAGAATGCCACCTCCTGCCGCCGCCTGACCGTAATCCTGGTCGGCCTCGGCGTGGTGGCCGGCTTTCTCTGGCTGGCGACACAGGTCGTCCTGGCTTCGGACGGAGACCTCCTCGACACCGAGATCTGGGGGATCATGCTTGCTTCCCGCCCTGGGCTCTCCGTCATCATAGCCTGGGTGGGCCTGCTCGCCCTGACCCTGGCCACCCGGATGGGGCGCTCAGGATCCGTGGTCGCCGTCGTGGGGATCCTGGCGACCACGGCCAGTTTCACGGCCGTCGGCCACACGACACAGCATCAGCCACGCACGCTTCTCGCGGCGGCCCTGGTGATGCACCTCGTCGGGGTATCCTTCTGGGCCGGCAGCCTCTGGCCCCTCGCCCTCGCCTCCAGGCAGGGCGGCCAGGATGCGGCCCGCCTGGTCGAGGCCTGGGCCCAGGCCGCAACCTGGTTCGTGGGAGGCCTGGTCCTTGCCGGAGCGCTGCTGGCGTGGCTTCTGGTGGGAAGCCTCGAGACCCTGGTGACCACGACCTACGGCTGGGCTCTGATGACCAAGCTGGCGTTGGTGGGCGTCCTGCTCGCCTTCGCGGCGTGGCATCGCCTCCGGCTCACGCCTGCCCTCGCCGCGGATGCTCCTGGGGCGGGCAGGCGCCTTGCCGTGTCTATTGGGTGGGAGATCGTCGTCATGGTCCTGGTATTCTGGGCCGTGGCCGAAATGACTTCGACCAGCCCACAGGGCGAGGGCTAA